The window AAGGGCATCCTCATCAATATCAAATTTTGGATTATGATTAAAATAAGGTTTTTCGACTCCTTTAGGTGTACATGCAATGAAAAAGAAGCAGGAAGGGAATTTTTCAGCATAATATGCAAAGTCCTCGGATGGCGGCATTGCTGGAAATTCTTTTACTTCCTTAATATCCTTGTCATTCGCATTCTGAAGGAATCCGGCAACCTTCGCTGTTAATTCTGGGTCATTATATAAAGGTGGATAGTCATTTTCATACGTCAGATTACAGGTTACGCCGAATTCTTCTTCAAGACCCCGGGCAAGGCGCTTTACTTCTTTTTCAATGGTTTCCTTTGTTTCAACTGTCATATAACGGATATCGCCTTCAAGCTCGACACTATCTTTAATGACATTGAATGTTCCTTTTCCATCAAATGAACCAATTGTTATAACACCAATATCAAAAGGGCTTAACCGCCGGCTAATAATCGTTTGAGCCGCAGTTACAAAGTGGGCGCCAGCAACAATGGCATCATTTGCGAGATGCGGTGAAGAACCGTGCCCGCCCCTTCCGTTAATTTTCAACTTCATATAAGCCCTGCCGTTAAATGAATACCCGGCATGATAGCCAACAACACCTGCTGGCCCCATTGGAAGCAAGTGGATGCCGAATACATGATCCAGGTCGTCCAGTACACCTGACTCAACAATACTCTTTGCCCCGCCTGGAGGAACTTCTTCCGCATGCTGATGAATAATTTTAATCGTACCTGGAATTTCATCCTTTAATTGAATGAGGCAGTCCGCTAATACCAGCAAGTAGGCGGTATGGCCATCATGGCCGCATGCATGCATGACGCCTTCAGTTTTGGATTTATAAGGTACATCTGTTTCCTCAACGATAGGCAGCGCATCGAAATCAGCGCGCAGGCCAATGTTTTTCCCCGGCTTGCCGCCTTTAATGGTGACGACAATTCCGTAACCATTACCAATATTCGATTGGACATCTACGTCCTTGCCCTTATAAAAATCAAGGATATATTGAGCTGTTTTTTCTTCTTTAAAAGAAAGCTCAGGATTTTCATGTAAATGCCTGCGTATCTGAATGATTTCATCCTCACGGGATTCCAGCATTTCCATTAGACAACTTTTCATGATGTTCTCATCCTTTCTCTATCTTTAAAAACGCCACAAAATGTGACGTTTTTAATTTCCAAAAGCAATTATTCAGTAACAGGTTTCCGATTTCTTCCGGTTTGCGCATTATTTGTATTAGCAGACGTTTTACCTGCATCTGCAGGAACTAGGAAGATTATTGAAATCAGTGATAGTATACCGAATAGGACGTTTACAATAATGCCTGTTGTTGCCGCTGTTTCAAGGCTTCCGTTTGCTGAAATTGCAGCGTATACAGCCGCGGAAATCGCGACACCGAACGCACTGCCAAGAGAGCTTGCCATCTTATATACCCCGGCTGCTTCACCGACTTTATCAGCTGGTGCGTTGGATACAGATGTATCTGTTGACGGAGTCGCATAAATGCCAAGTCCAAGCCCGAACAGCGCGAAACCGACGAAGACGACAATCGTATAAGGAAGGTCAGGCAAGAACGTCAAGCCCATCATTGCCACACCGACTGTCGTAATGATGGTTCCCCAAATCATAGGTGATTTGGCGCCAACTTTTTGTAAAATTTTCTCCCCAACACGAATCATTGAAAGCACGGCAACTAAATAACCAAGTGAAAGCATTCCTGACTGGAATGAATTAAATCCTCGGCCCATTTGAACATACGTATTGGCTACCACCAGTGTGCCGGCAATCGCATTCAGCAGGAAATTTGAAATCGTCGCACCAGTATATGGCATGTTTTTAAACACAGCAAAATCAATTAATACGACATCTTTACTCTTTTCCACTCTGACAAAGACAATTAAACCAATAATCGTGATTGCCAATAGAACAAGTGAAAGCGGGCTTGTCCAACCTAAATCAGATCCGAAGTTAATAAATACATTCAACGCTAGCATGGTAATAATGAAAATAGCTAAACCAGTATAATCAAATCTGAATTTACCTGCAGATTCCTGTTTGCTCTCTGGGGTATCTTTAAGTAGGAACATACCAAGAATGGCGAAGATGATGGAAAAAATAAAAATCCATCTCCACCCCAAATACGTTGCGATTGCGCCTCCGGCAAAAGAAGCAACGCCAGAGCCGCCCCATGAACCGATTGACCAATAACTTAGTGCGCGCTGGCGATCTTTCCCCTCGAAATATGCTTTCATCAAGGCAATGGTCGATGGCATGATAAACGCAGCAGATAGCCCCTGGATAACTCGTCCAATAATCAATAATGCCGCACCCTGGGCAAACACTAGGCATAGAGAACCGATAATACTAAAAATAAAGCCGATATTGGCAATTTTTTTACGGCCAATTTTATCTGCAAGGCCGCCAGCTGCAACAATAAACATACCCGAGAACAATGCCGTTACACTGATTGCAATGTTAACTGTCTCAAGTGGAATTCCTAAATCTGACTGTACTGCCGGTACCACATTGACGATCGCTTGTGCAAACAGCCAGAATGTAATAACTCCAAACACAATTCCTGTAATCATCTTATCTGTACCTTTATAACTTGTTTCCACGAAAAAACCTCCTGATGAGTCAAATAAAACCTTTGTAATATTGTTTGATAGTATTTCCGTCTTCTTGCGTAATCATTTACAAACAACAAAACAAATACCCGCGAAAGCGCGTATAGGTGTGAGTGTTTCCAGCTGGATAACAGTAAACTGTCATTTGTCATTCACTTACTCCTTGTATTGTTAATTGTAGAACTTTCACCGCAGGTTAGTGAGTTGTTATTTGCCCATCTTCCGGCTTTATTAAGTGATAAATTTTACCTGAAGTAATTTAAATCAAATAAAGCAGGTCAATATTTCACCACTTTGCTTAAAAAGGTTTAACAATAGCTGTGGCAGGCTAAATGATTATGATTAAGGTGGATATTCAGTCCTTTTTAGTTGGCAAGAGGGTAAATTTGTTTAATTTGAAGAGCATTTCGTGAGGCAGTTATAGTGGCAGGAAATGAAGAACCCGGCCTTCTATTAGAAGAAGGCCGGGTTTAATTAAGTTTATTAAGTATCATGAATTGACGCTTTTAGGAA is drawn from Bacillus sp. FJAT-18017 and contains these coding sequences:
- a CDS encoding amidohydrolase — protein: MKSCLMEMLESREDEIIQIRRHLHENPELSFKEEKTAQYILDFYKGKDVDVQSNIGNGYGIVVTIKGGKPGKNIGLRADFDALPIVEETDVPYKSKTEGVMHACGHDGHTAYLLVLADCLIQLKDEIPGTIKIIHQHAEEVPPGGAKSIVESGVLDDLDHVFGIHLLPMGPAGVVGYHAGYSFNGRAYMKLKINGRGGHGSSPHLANDAIVAGAHFVTAAQTIISRRLSPFDIGVITIGSFDGKGTFNVIKDSVELEGDIRYMTVETKETIEKEVKRLARGLEEEFGVTCNLTYENDYPPLYNDPELTAKVAGFLQNANDKDIKEVKEFPAMPPSEDFAYYAEKFPSCFFFIACTPKGVEKPYFNHNPKFDIDEDALLVAAKAVGVVVCGFYGLE
- a CDS encoding MFS transporter is translated as MITGIVFGVITFWLFAQAIVNVVPAVQSDLGIPLETVNIAISVTALFSGMFIVAAGGLADKIGRKKIANIGFIFSIIGSLCLVFAQGAALLIIGRVIQGLSAAFIMPSTIALMKAYFEGKDRQRALSYWSIGSWGGSGVASFAGGAIATYLGWRWIFIFSIIFAILGMFLLKDTPESKQESAGKFRFDYTGLAIFIITMLALNVFINFGSDLGWTSPLSLVLLAITIIGLIVFVRVEKSKDVVLIDFAVFKNMPYTGATISNFLLNAIAGTLVVANTYVQMGRGFNSFQSGMLSLGYLVAVLSMIRVGEKILQKVGAKSPMIWGTIITTVGVAMMGLTFLPDLPYTIVVFVGFALFGLGLGIYATPSTDTSVSNAPADKVGEAAGVYKMASSLGSAFGVAISAAVYAAISANGSLETAATTGIIVNVLFGILSLISIIFLVPADAGKTSANTNNAQTGRNRKPVTE